A window of Rhipicephalus microplus isolate Deutch F79 chromosome 8, USDA_Rmic, whole genome shotgun sequence genomic DNA:
aatatccggggaaagttgtaaagaaaggtatgatagtgtcacacctgtcccgttaattagggaggcgatcgccgggctaattccaagggccgaaatattggccccccgaaccgcaccacgaaagcgtggacaatttataagtggtcctttttggcgcgccagcagacgccggttgtggcccaaagaacaagtcagagccgagagttgataaacaaaacaaatactatattctcaaaaatggcagatcgaaaacaaacacaagaatgcacactccacaatagttacatacaatacgtcaccaaacaaacgacgtactacacagtacaatcaaccacacttgaaacaacggacacagacaacaatacgcactacaatgcagtcgcatgcattgaacaaccaagacacttaaagactaaagagatataaaacctattcagtccgaagtccttggaacaaaagtctgaatgatactcttccgagaatcactcactcaaagtccagcgttgttgtcgttccgcgccctcgaagtttctcttccaggaaacctcccgtcttcaattggccactcttcaaacttcaacgtcttcttcgccggaaatccgtcggcttcacacacgcagctgttgcccgcgtcttcgctcgatagcggtaaacccacgctcttgcctgtagctcgagccgtccctacggaccaaaaacttcgccgactacacggcggactctctacgcactctggcgctcacttccgtctcctcctgatctgtcactacgggcagaaccttcgccgactacacggcggaattcctacgcgctctggcgttaacttccgtcacctcctgatttctcgtctcggctgctcggttaaataccttgcgcgcgactttccagatgtttctcgtcatttcgtcggcgcgatacgcagcgaaggctggggagaggcacgagacggttcgactgccctctccggaggatgattcactcggtctgaccccgcctccttcgttcgagaaaaatcgcggccttgctgggccgccgatgtggggtgaggaggatcgtctgcgaagccgtgcttctgcggggagagcgcgcgcccgggagccctggatgttggctttctttttttttcttctttttacctcgcggcgtttctgccgcccgttgtcgcaaggatttggcggcgcgctcttgtttagcgctcgttctgtgacactgccccccactttaagaatattatctcataatattcaaaccacacaaacgagcgcgaaaagtcaccacacactctcacagactgtaacacaatccgtcgctcgtgacacgtcacattcacaatatatcacgcaatacaatcttacattgtagttcaattccacagcaCATGAAATATAATCCACAGGCACATGATTACAatacttcatcacacattccaaacaatacaaacgtacaaggttctgtctatacaataattatacaacactatacatcacatcatcgcacagaacactgactcgctcgacatacacttgagacacaggataacaagaacattaacacaacatatgtcactcagccctgccaaacacattctgattccacctcagcacctatcttgagtacttcgaacagcgcttgcgcccctttttgcggtgctcgctcgatctcttcttgtgtttccacgttccttttcggcgagccctttccaacgacgatatctgaggcgtcgtctcagccatcgttgtctcttccgacaccgttaatgcgtcattacattcgacgggtcctgtctgtttatttacccgcttgataatgcctctacattttgcccggctggccaactccgtctcctttacactgtcggtcggttgaagtcgtgccgacgtaagtccggttgctcggcccgtgaacttattcgacacgatcgtcttctccttcgctgtctcttgcgccgcagcttctccttgggctctagtgagatccgtcacgggatgctcctccactgtatctcgcggccgttgtgttggcgagggctctatcttcgggtcttctcccaaacattctggatcattcggccctcgcgccccgtcgatgtttccgatgacaaggtcgtaaaggggggtcgtcatgcataacgcagtaaccttcccgctgaagtacggggtttcaacctcaatttctgcttcgggaagcatccggaccgtacggtcaattaggcaaaccggtttcgttctgcctgtcaactctctttcccgtaccaaatttctcctcacgataaccgtggagctgccggtatctcttaacaccgtaacttttttgcccgcaacttttccaggccgcgctggcattcctttcgtaacaccggttggctgttttgacattacagcaccgacaataggaattttctctccatttttcaattctacgaatccgtcggtgacggcattattatcagatttcggtgccgcttgaacacaggatacctggtgagtttgactcactccgttccgacaagcatctgctttgtgtccggtctgaccacacttaaaacatttcactaccgtagggctcgtaaagatcgttcgacagtttttcgcgcgatgacccactcggttgcacaaaaaacaccgcggaatgctctctggtgcacgcttcttttcttcgggaaccaatttcttcgaatcatcaggacactccttcttgacctttgccaaattagttcctccttgcgcttctaagaattgatcagccaattcaagcattccttcaaatgactccgccttcctttctttcaaatacagcgacaggctcgggtggcaactagtaagaaattgttctctaattaggagctctctaagctcatcgtactcctgcgctgtccctgaaagttcaatccatctgtcgaaataatggcaaagtcgggcggcatactgcgtagccgtctcaccatcagctggctttcctgtccgaaacctgtcccggaatccttccacagtgaatctaaatcgcttcagcaaagcagctttcacctttgcatagttggctgcatcggtcggcgtcagcctaccgtacacactgagcgcttcaccactcaagcaagtactcagagcagttgcccattgatgttccggccaattctggctcttcgcaatcgtctcgaatctgtggaggtacgcgtctaggtcgtccttcctttcatcaaacgctacgagcaacttgcttgggttcaagcggaagccgtgatcttcccgttcgctgctttcaactctagcttggacgggagtttcacttcgctgttgcaaacggagccgctcgagttccatctcgtgctgccgctgccgctccctttcctctctttcttctttcagctggcgctcttttgcttctctttcttctctcgccctttcagctgccaacttctctctctccaactcagctgctttttcttgcttggccctctctgctgccaacctctctctctccaactcagcttctttttccgctttggctctttcgaccgccaacctctctttttccagctcggctgctttttcttctttggctctctctttttcttctttttccttctgggtgacccacttccgtaattcggcgccagaaagacccatcttttcaccaagagcaactaacttttcgagatccattgtgtcccgcaactcgcaactaaaaccttgccgcgtgcaaaaagtatctgcctaaatcagtctatcggaacactcccctgcactcgttaacgagaacactgaacaacacacaaaatcgttccgatagcactatcaacaactcgaggctctttctcactactttggacaaactgtgcaccaaaaggtcctgtcgcggacgccagattaattgtcacacctgtcccgttaattagggaggcgatcgccgggctaattccaagggccgaaatattggccccccgaaccgcaccacgaaagcgtggacaatttataagtggtcctttttggcgcgccagcagacgccggttgtggcccaaagaacaagtcagagccgagagttgataaacaaaacaaatactatattctcaaaaatggcagatcgaaaacaaacacaagaatgcacactccacaatagttacatacaatacgtcaccaaacaaacgacgtactacacagtacaatcaaccacacttgaaacaacggacacagacaacaatacgcactacaatgcagtcgcatgcattgaacaaccaagacacttaaagactaaagagatataaaacctattcagtccgaagtccttggaacaaaagtctgaatgatactcttccgagaatcactcactcaaagtccagcgttgttgtcgttccgcgccctcgaagtttctcttccaggaaacctcccgtcttcaattggccactcttcaaacttcaacgtcttcttcgccggaaatccgtcggcttcacacacgcagctgttgcccgcgtcttcgctcgatagcggtaaacccacgctcttgcctgtagctcgagccgtccctacggaccaaaaacttcgccgactacacggcggactctctacgcactctggcgctcacttccgtctcctcctgatctgtcactacgggcagaaccttcgccgactacacggcggaattcctacgcgctctggcgttaacttccgtcacctcctgatttctcgtctcggctgctcggttaaataccttgcgcgcgactttccagatgtttctcgtcatttcgtcggcgcgatacgcagcgaaggctggggagaggcacgagacggttcgactgccctctccggaggatgattcactcggtctgaccccgcctccttcgttcgagaaaaatcgcggccttgctgggccgccgatgtggggtgaggaggatcgtctgcgaagccgtgcttctgcggggagagcgcgcgcccgggagccctggatgttggctttctttttttttcttctttttacctcgcggcgtttctgccgcccgttgtcgcaaggatttggcggcgcgctcttgtttagcgctcgttctgtgacagataggtctgtggctgcggaaaatatacatctgcaattccactgtaatatggttagtgaacctattttgacgacagaaccatcgcagaaactgcttggtccaaaatgtcctttcgcaagaagtctttcttagacatgttctcaaagaattcctttttggatagatactttttagatttcgaattattCGAAAGattttttgattggggagatcgggttcaCTTCAGATtcttatgagagtccatatccatatctgcacatgcttctgaatcatccgtaagatcaccgtcttccgttgtttttgaagtccctgcctcagcagaaaccgctcgctgacgtgttgttgcactttctatttccgtacgctgcgataccaatgatgtctgaggatcccaatcgttcgtagatgctacacctagaatttgagatagttgattggaaaccaattgtgccaagctttcaaaaaggttgtttgcgaggcgttccattgccttttccgtAGCCTTCTTTATGGCCTCTGCGATAGaagttgcgagagatgcatccatggcggtggtattacgtgctgcaacacctgcatatcctttggatctctcctgcatttctgcaacggcttctctgcgagagcacctcttgcgttctacaatatccaatatggcaagctccctttcttttgctgcacagtctgcggagtcttcagggtgcgccccattacataagcagcacctctctaTCTCAGAGCTGCGctcgcggctgtcatgattttcaccacacagacggcatctaagaactgatcggcaccctctgacgctatgcccatatcgccaacatttcaaacactgcaggggtttgggggaaagtggctctaccttatagatcagtggccatgccttaatttcggaaaatcggactgttcctaaaaaggtcactatcaccaATTCCGTTGgggattttatgttgtcaatggTACGGGTGCATCTGTAtactgaaattacacccgccaccgaaaacaaatcgagcacttctgcaggtgtcaggcttgtgtcaacgccgcggactaatcctttcgagcatgcgaggtgtgccggaataaatgggcttaccggatgcgctgcgaattcggaacattgcaggagctcacgaatgcattcctgatctgcggaacagcacaggatgcctccgcgatTAAACTGGTGGACCTCAGTTATCTCCTGGAAATGCGAAGTGGCTTTCCGAAGCTCCACTTAaatcgcctttgggttcttcatcggaatactgcccccatctgtaggtaccagcgccacagggacacttctcgccccactgcgtaacaaatagtctatcggccaatccttggcgggagtggaagctaaccaaggggagtgcccttgacgggggaagaaaatgacatcaagatCGAATGACTtgcttcagctgagaaagaccgatacagttaccggaaaataacGACCTCTCAAAGAACAAAaaggatactgccgcccgatcctgagcccgggcagctCCTTCACAGTCGAGCCTCACAGTGCAGGTCCGAATGCTCCGAATGCACCAGCTACTGCTAACGTGAGGATATCGGCAAGAATGGCACAATCTCGTTCTTTTTCTCGTTCTCCTTCTACTGTGCATTATCTTTCTTTTCTTAGCGGTTTTCTTAGCGGTTTTTTTAGCGGCTCGtcgagtcgactagccaagcagcagctcagatagatcgtatcgtctttgtcctctttcactcatcgatctcacccaagcaaaccatgtggcaatatggaAGGGCATATCAACAACAGTTTGTCGTGCAGCTCACAACGAAGATCTGGTCGTTGTAAGTTTTGAAAATGTCACGTGAGATGTATTTCGTCGTGTTCGAATCACCGCAGTATTTACATCGAACGCGATATTACTAAGTGGGTTTGGGCTGTAGTAATCTGGTGGTAAGAACGTCACAATATCCAACTGCTTTCGCTTCTCATGAAGCAGTTGGCCTGGATTCATAGAGTGCGATCTTTTCTTAGCGGTTTTCCGAATTCACGAAGTGTCTCGTGTCAAGTGAATGCTCTGTTTTTACGTGAACCTGACATTGCTAACAATATAGTGAAAGCTTAGAAGGGGCATTGATTAGTATCCCTTCAATTATTCTATTCGTTCCCAATCTGCCACCCATTTCTTTTCCGTGCAGGTAAATTTCTCTTATTAGGAAACCCAAAGAGATTCACCGAGATGTATTCTCAGGCAACTGTCAGTGACACAGATCCCAATGAAAGCCCTGACACTGGCCTTCCCTGTCGGCGAAACGTGCAAAGTGGACCTTTCAGCGTTCCAGAATACGCAAAAAGCAACCATCTGCAGCGAAGGTACTGCCAGTTCGTCCTCGACTTTTGTCAACTGGCTTTCAGCACGGAGCCCGACCAGTCGCAACAGTTTCTCGACGTCGGCTGCGGCCCAGGCGACTTCACGCGCGATGTACTGCTACCCCGGTGTCTTCCCTGTCGCAGAATTGTCGGCGTCGACTGCTCCAGAGATATGATTGAGCATGCTAGACGCAACTCGGCCCACGAGCAGCTTGAATTCGCAGTGCTCGACATATGCTCCGATGTGACGGGTTTTCTAGAAGAGTTCGGCCAGTTCGAAAGAGTGTACTCTTTCTTCTGTCTCAACTGGGTGGAAGATATCAGCGCTGCGCTGAAGAACATCAGCAGGCTTATGTCGTCTTCCGGCGAATGCCTCCTCGTCATCTGCGCAGCTGTGCAAATTATTGAAGTTTGGAATATTCTTGCGAAAATGGACCGCTGGGCGAAATACTCCAAGGTATGTAAAAAAAAGGGAGTGTAAATGCCTTGATAATATCGATACATAACAGGCGCTGCAACAAggatgcatgaaagaaaaggacGAAGTTAGTCTTTGGTTGATGCTCGACTGGCGCCGTCTTGCTCGTAAAGTTCTGTGCATTGAGAATAGATTGATAAAGACGTTACTAGTAACCttattggtggaggtgtggggtatCGATCCCCGTACCTCTCGCTGACGAGAGATCAATACAAAAGTTATTCTGAACTTTTACCAATGTAACAGTGCCAAATCCCAGCTTCTAATGTACTATAGCATCCGTAAAAGGTCCGTGAGTATCTTCTAAATCCACGTAAAAGTTTGATTTTGAGCCAGGTCGTAGAGATCGGGAGATACTAGGAACTTATGCAGAGCAATGCCGAAGTGAAATTTTTAAGGATATTGCGTCCAGAAAAATGCAAAATAGTGGCAGCTTCACTACCGCTTTTCAAAAATGAGTTGATGCATTTTTAAAAACAGAGATTCAAAAGTTTTTGCAGCAATATCTTAATCAGTAATACGTATCCTGACTGTTTTTCCTGCTTATATTGACGTGAAAACGCCATAAAACATGGTCGTCAGTCATCCCCATGTTTGCATATATTACCTATGTTCTGATTTAGTGCTCTTCATTCAAAATCAGCGTGTACTCGCCAGCCCAATTCATGATGCCAGTATACTTAAGAAAGCTTCTTTTTGTGTGAACTGTATTGTTCTACGTACTGAAAAAAGGTAAAATACTACTAGTAGAAATTTCTTGTTTTCGTTAACGTCCCATTATGTGATCAATGCTACAAAGTGTACAAAAACAGTCGACGTGATAAGTTTGGTAAAAGCTCTGACCCTAGCTTTCGCATTTCGATGACAAAAAGGGCCGGAAGCCCATGTACTTGACCGGTGCTAGAGAGTGCTGAAGAACATTAAATTGTTtacatttccggagtcctccactacgattAGTCCCCTAATTGCGTCTTTGTTTCGGCATGCGGAAATTTATGTGTTCTGATTATTACTAGACGCAGCTCACGCGTCGTGGCAGATTTCGGAAAGCTCGGCTTAACCTCACAGTACCTGGATTGTAAcggcgtcctttttttttttttgatcgccAGACGCTGCTGAAGTTCATCCCAAAAACACAAGACATGAAGGACAAAAGAGAATTGATGCGGTACATTTCTGGACTCTTGCGACAGGCCGACCTCTTTCCGACGATTATGGAAGCACTGTCATCCACCATATTTGACGGCTGGAGTGAAGAGGAGATCATAGGTACGGCCTTCTTTACAAAACGAGAACATCACCATTCAGTGCTT
This region includes:
- the LOC119165758 gene encoding juvenile hormone acid O-methyltransferase, translating into MYSQATVSDTDPNESPDTGLPCRRNVQSGPFSVPEYAKSNHLQRRYCQFVLDFCQLAFSTEPDQSQQFLDVGCGPGDFTRDVLLPRCLPCRRIVGVDCSRDMIEHARRNSAHEQLEFAVLDICSDVTGFLEEFGQFERVYSFFCLNWVEDISAALKNISRLMSSSGECLLVICAAVQIIEVWNILAKMDRWAKYSKTLLKFIPKTQDMKDKRELMRYISGLLRQADLFPTIMEALSSTIFDGWSEEEIIAAYHGVCPISHLVTCEEKLVLDTFFRDQFRKLHAPEAGRGHYRIIVVKASKAPC